The Helianthus annuus cultivar XRQ/B chromosome 15, HanXRQr2.0-SUNRISE, whole genome shotgun sequence genomic sequence TTGTTTCCGTCCTGAAGAAGACTGCATAGTGAGTTGACTCCTGACATTGGACTTTTCTCATCCGAAGGTGTGGTCAACTGTGTGTTGTTGTTAAGCAGAATCTCGGAAATATTCTTGACCAACTGATTGTGGTTGACTTCGTTGACCCGAGCAGGGTTTTGGTTTTGCTCGGAAACACTGTGCACTGTGGTTTACGATATCGGATATGGACATTGTTCGCAGGGGGCACGGTGCATTGACCAGCCCGATAGCCTTTGACCGCACGAGACCCCAACTTTCCACATACCCATGAGTGCCCCCGCTTTCTAGTTGGTTAGA encodes the following:
- the LOC110895567 gene encoding uncharacterized protein LOC110895567, translated to MNEHEQRSCSTVRSFMFVNVRQHYLQCAPGVLNKHYQKLINCDTRLNLLSQQADASSDAQPAAKDPVKDPNMSNNNGSNQLESGGTHGYVESWGLVRSKAIGLVNAPCPLRTMSISDIVNHSAQCFRAKPKPCSGQRSQPQSVGQEYFRDSA